Proteins co-encoded in one Polynucleobacter sp. MG-6-Vaara-E2 genomic window:
- a CDS encoding response regulator gives MASILVVDDEMGIRELLNEILTDEGHTVYAAESAVQARTIREQMRPDLVLLDIWMPDTDGITLLKEWSKTGQLTMPVVMMSGHATIDTAVEATRIGALNFLEKPIALQKLLKTVSKALESSPKYIEPQEDKAIQSGVTAPTPKSISTELALTAPEGQYISGIAKTYFDLPLREARDLFEKAYFEHQMQIMGGSMTKISEYTGLERTHLYRKLKALGIDTSRNKGEQ, from the coding sequence ATGGCTAGTATTTTGGTCGTTGATGATGAGATGGGAATTCGTGAGCTTCTCAATGAGATTCTGACGGATGAGGGTCATACCGTATATGCAGCCGAGAGTGCTGTTCAGGCTCGTACCATTCGCGAACAAATGCGCCCAGACTTAGTGTTACTTGATATCTGGATGCCTGATACCGATGGCATTACTTTATTAAAAGAGTGGTCAAAGACTGGCCAGCTAACAATGCCCGTGGTGATGATGTCTGGTCACGCTACTATTGACACGGCAGTTGAGGCTACCCGCATTGGCGCCCTCAACTTTTTAGAAAAGCCTATTGCCTTACAGAAGCTGCTAAAGACGGTGAGCAAAGCATTAGAAAGTTCGCCAAAATATATAGAGCCTCAAGAAGATAAGGCTATACAGTCAGGGGTGACTGCGCCAACCCCAAAATCTATAAGCACTGAGCTGGCCCTCACAGCACCGGAGGGTCAATACATCAGCGGGATTGCAAAAACCTATTTTGATTTGCCGCTAAGAGAGGCAAGAGATCTTTTTGAGAAGGCTTATTTTGAGCACCAGATGCAAATTATGGGTGGGAGCATGACCAAGATCTCAGAGTACACGGGTCTTGAGAGAACGCACTTGTATCGCAAGCTTAAAGCTTTAGGAATTGATACCTCTCGCAACAAAGGCGAGCAATAA